One genomic segment of Arachis duranensis cultivar V14167 chromosome 4, aradu.V14167.gnm2.J7QH, whole genome shotgun sequence includes these proteins:
- the LOC127746476 gene encoding uncharacterized protein LOC127746476, with translation MFLVVAAEGKRGRARRRTEREKGEELCSVVDVAPQPRRRAVRSHCRRLEPRRRLCSSPSRVHRTPSLEPERRCNHRLSSLYLLGGVRVRKGRRWRWIPPLLLLLLSVFPSL, from the exons ATGTTTCTCGTCGTCGCCGCCGAAGGGAAAAGGGGGAGAGCGCGCCGTCGAACAGAACGCGAGAAGGGAGAGGAGCTGTGTTCTGTTGTTGACGTCGCACCACAGCCACGCCGCCGTGCTGTGCGAAGTCACTGCCGCCGCCTCGAGCCTCGCCGTCGTCTGTGCTCATCGCCATCGAGGGTCCATCGCACGCCGTCGCTGGAGCCTGAACGCCGCTGCAACCACCGC CTTTCAAGCCTGTATCTGTTG GGAGGAGTCCGagtaagaaaaggaagaagatggCGATGGATACCTCCGCTGCTGTTGTTGTTACTATCGGTGTTCCCGAGCTTGTAG